Proteins co-encoded in one Halococcoides cellulosivorans genomic window:
- a CDS encoding DUF7500 family protein, whose product MPGGPDDEDDEGGVLAPEELDITDDEHVAEIEEGRYVVSPHDPIGDLDVSKPSTTAQRAPEPREESAPDPVIDRGAVEEFLEQHMGETSARYGFHVTGTFDERVERREMTSDDVTAVFENLVLWYARHLDRDTPIDEILGILLLEMTVPITYPTEGLRTTLSRMDLGPDDSIADLLEAAERAGGLRF is encoded by the coding sequence ATGCCAGGGGGCCCAGACGACGAGGACGACGAGGGCGGTGTGCTCGCCCCCGAGGAGCTCGACATCACCGACGACGAACACGTCGCAGAGATCGAGGAGGGCCGATACGTCGTCTCCCCGCACGATCCGATCGGTGACCTCGACGTGTCCAAACCGTCGACGACGGCCCAACGAGCCCCGGAACCCCGTGAGGAGTCGGCCCCCGACCCCGTGATCGACCGTGGGGCCGTCGAGGAGTTTCTCGAACAGCACATGGGCGAGACGAGCGCCCGGTACGGCTTTCACGTCACTGGCACCTTCGACGAACGTGTCGAGCGCCGGGAGATGACCTCCGACGACGTGACGGCGGTCTTCGAGAACCTCGTGCTCTGGTACGCTCGCCATCTCGACCGGGACACCCCGATCGACGAGATTCTGGGGATTTTGCTGCTCGAAATGACAGTTCCGATCACCTATCCGACCGAGGGGCTCCGGACGACGCTCTCCCGGATGGACCTCGGGCCGGACGATTCGATCGCTGATCTGCTCGAGGCTGCCGAGCGCGCCGGTGGACTGCGTTTCTGA
- the btuC gene encoding vitamin B12 ABC transporter permease BtuC, producing MNRVVRTVRWSGGLVAALVVATVLAATIGPVALDAQTVVRAVLSGIAVPVPQFVDGRLAIASTPLASAPEGSTVTIVRSIRLPRIALAAVVGAALAAAGTIMQGLFRNPMADPSIVGVSAGAAVGAVGVIVLPAAIPFGLQTAAFTGALVTAFGVYLLATRGGRTPVATLLLAGVAVQTLLGAALSVLLLHAGHDLERAMYWLMGDLRNATWGEVGVTLAITLFAVAALLPYARSLNVLLLGEGDAATLGIPVERTKRILLALSAVVTGGAVAVAGVIGFVGLIVPHVMRLLVGPDHRILLPTSTLLGATFLVAADTLARSGPAELPVGIVTAAVGAPFFLALLRRREVSDL from the coding sequence ATGAACAGGGTCGTCCGGACCGTCCGCTGGAGCGGTGGGCTCGTCGCCGCGCTCGTCGTCGCGACCGTCCTCGCGGCGACGATCGGCCCGGTCGCGCTGGACGCTCAGACGGTCGTTCGAGCGGTGCTCTCGGGGATCGCAGTGCCCGTGCCGCAGTTCGTCGACGGGCGTCTCGCGATCGCATCGACGCCGCTGGCGAGCGCGCCCGAGGGGTCGACGGTCACGATCGTCCGGTCGATCCGACTCCCACGGATCGCGCTCGCCGCGGTCGTCGGCGCGGCGCTCGCGGCGGCGGGGACGATCATGCAGGGCCTCTTTCGGAATCCGATGGCCGACCCCTCGATCGTCGGCGTCTCCGCAGGCGCCGCGGTCGGGGCCGTCGGGGTGATCGTCCTGCCCGCCGCGATCCCGTTCGGCCTGCAGACGGCCGCGTTCACCGGCGCGCTCGTGACGGCGTTCGGCGTCTACCTGCTCGCGACCAGGGGCGGGCGCACACCCGTCGCGACGCTGTTGCTCGCGGGCGTCGCCGTCCAGACGCTGCTCGGCGCGGCGCTGTCCGTCCTCCTCCTCCACGCGGGCCACGACCTCGAACGGGCGATGTACTGGCTGATGGGTGATCTGCGCAACGCCACCTGGGGCGAGGTCGGCGTCACCCTCGCGATCACCCTGTTCGCGGTCGCCGCTCTCCTTCCGTACGCGCGATCGCTGAACGTCCTGTTGCTGGGCGAAGGTGACGCCGCGACGCTGGGCATTCCCGTCGAGCGGACGAAGCGGATCCTCCTCGCGCTGTCGGCAGTCGTCACGGGCGGCGCGGTCGCGGTCGCGGGCGTCATCGGCTTCGTCGGGTTGATCGTCCCCCACGTCATGCGCCTGCTGGTCGGCCCGGATCACCGCATTCTGTTGCCCACGAGTACGCTACTCGGGGCGACCTTCCTCGTCGCCGCCGATACCCTCGCGCGGTCGGGGCCCGCCGAACTCCCGGTCGGCATCGTCACCGCCGCAGTCGGCGCCCCGTTCTTTCTGGCGCTGCTCCGCCGCCGGGAGGTGTCGGACCTGTGA
- a CDS encoding PGF-CTERM-anchored ABC transporter substrate-binding protein yields the protein MRTRTPIVIVAVLLIAVAAVPPLGVADTAAECEFPHERTDATGTTVTVEESPDRIVVLAPSAAQTVWALGAQDRVVGMPREYHATYLNGTDGVTNVVTETGQPKIETVVAQEPDLVLAPNVTDPETVETLRSSGLTVYHFRQVGSLAGVSEKTRTTGRLIGACEAAATVSSDTETRVSDVREGTADRDRPLVYYAMGGGWTAGPDTFIGDVIATAGGENVAARANISEYGQISAEVLAREDPDWIVAPEGTDIDSTALANTTAVRDEQIVRVNRDYLHQAGPRVTNPLERIARHLHGASASFTTNGTANASITVNGTETTTGDSDAAMATTTTQTPAAPTDAGGPGFGPAAGAIALVAGAGLVRRRR from the coding sequence ATGCGAACACGCACACCGATCGTCATCGTCGCGGTTCTCCTGATCGCCGTCGCCGCCGTCCCGCCGCTCGGGGTGGCCGACACGGCGGCGGAGTGTGAGTTCCCACACGAACGGACCGACGCGACCGGAACGACCGTGACCGTCGAGGAGTCTCCCGACCGGATCGTCGTTCTCGCGCCGAGTGCGGCCCAGACCGTCTGGGCGCTCGGCGCTCAGGATCGTGTCGTCGGGATGCCCCGTGAGTATCACGCGACCTACCTGAACGGCACTGACGGCGTCACCAACGTCGTCACTGAAACCGGCCAACCGAAGATCGAAACCGTCGTCGCCCAGGAGCCAGACCTCGTCCTGGCCCCGAACGTCACCGATCCCGAGACCGTCGAGACCCTCCGTAGTTCGGGGCTGACCGTCTATCACTTCCGGCAGGTCGGATCGTTGGCGGGCGTCTCCGAGAAGACCCGGACGACCGGTCGCCTGATCGGAGCCTGTGAGGCCGCCGCGACGGTGAGTTCCGACACCGAGACGCGCGTCTCGGACGTGCGCGAGGGGACCGCCGACCGTGACCGCCCGCTGGTGTACTACGCGATGGGTGGCGGCTGGACCGCCGGTCCCGACACGTTCATCGGTGACGTGATCGCCACGGCGGGCGGCGAGAACGTCGCGGCCCGCGCGAACATCAGCGAGTACGGCCAGATCAGCGCCGAAGTGCTCGCCCGCGAGGATCCCGACTGGATCGTCGCGCCCGAGGGCACCGACATCGACAGCACCGCGCTCGCGAACACGACGGCCGTTCGTGACGAGCAGATCGTCCGCGTGAATCGCGATTACCTCCACCAGGCCGGCCCGCGCGTCACGAACCCACTGGAACGGATCGCCCGACACCTCCACGGCGCGTCCGCATCGTTCACGACGAACGGCACTGCGAACGCATCGATCACGGTGAACGGCACCGAGACGACGACCGGCGATAGCGACGCGGCGATGGCGACGACCACGACCCAGACGCCCGCGGCACCGACCGACGCTGGCGGCCCCGGGTTCGGCCCCGCCGCGGGGGCGATCGCGCTCGTCGCTGGCGCGGGACTCGTCCGGCGCCGTCGATGA
- a CDS encoding RAD55 family ATPase has translation MIELTKTGIDGLDSILNGGIVKNSTTLVSGNPGAGKTIFGLQFIYNGVDQFDEKGIFLSFEENQEDLREAAESIGLDRWAEYVDSDQIRIYDKRELLSDNEFSTSLDLILDDCKDSEFERVVLDSLAMFELFFDDEKERRTYLLKFTDILKENGLTTLMTNEQGAVFPKSDIGLENYLTDGNIYLLQTPTESGVNRYVWVAKMRKQKIDTDIFPIEIEQGGIKVHKNASAFSMMNEDEYPL, from the coding sequence ATGATCGAACTCACCAAAACCGGTATCGACGGTCTCGATTCGATTCTCAACGGGGGCATCGTGAAGAACTCGACGACGCTCGTCAGCGGAAACCCCGGGGCCGGGAAGACGATTTTCGGGCTCCAGTTCATCTACAACGGTGTCGACCAGTTCGACGAGAAGGGCATCTTCCTCTCGTTCGAGGAAAACCAGGAGGACTTGCGCGAGGCCGCCGAGTCGATCGGGCTGGACCGCTGGGCCGAATACGTCGATTCCGACCAGATCAGGATCTACGACAAGCGTGAACTGCTCAGCGACAACGAGTTCTCGACCTCTCTCGATCTGATCCTCGACGACTGCAAGGACAGTGAATTCGAGCGTGTCGTGCTGGACTCGCTCGCGATGTTCGAGCTCTTTTTCGACGACGAGAAAGAACGCCGGACCTACCTCCTCAAATTCACCGATATCCTCAAAGAGAACGGGCTGACCACGTTGATGACCAACGAGCAGGGCGCGGTGTTCCCCAAATCGGATATCGGCCTGGAGAACTACCTGACCGACGGCAACATCTACTTGCTCCAGACGCCGACCGAGTCTGGGGTCAATCGGTACGTCTGGGTCGCGAAGATGCGCAAGCAGAAAATCGATACCGACATCTTCCCGATCGAGATCGAACAGGGCGGCATCAAGGTCCACAAGAACGCCAGTGCGTTCTCGATGATGAACGAGGACGAATACCCGCTCTGA
- the glmU gene encoding bifunctional sugar-1-phosphate nucleotidylyltransferase/acetyltransferase, producing the protein MQTVVLAAGEGTRMGPLTDATPKPMLPVGDRPLVAHVADAAVAAGATELIVVVGYEAEAIRSYFGSAYRGVPVTFAHQPERLGTADAVRTARDRLDGPFAVLNGDNWYDPDDLAALFDGGPAVGVTRVEDPREYGVITVTDGVATRIREKPSAPESYTVNAGAYVFPGAALDCLDVPQSQRGEYELTDVLERVIDSHDVQAVEFDRWLDVGRPWDLLAATERALDDLDRRIEGSVHEDATLRGPVVVESGATVDARTVIEGPVIVRSGAEVGPNAYIRGKTVIGPDASLGGQSVEIKNSIVRAGTSVAHLSYVGDSVIGRNCNFGAGTTVANLRHDETSVEVAIDGERVSTDRRKFGVVTGDDVKTGIDTSIDAGSVLESGARTDPGAVVRTDR; encoded by the coding sequence ATGCAGACCGTCGTGCTCGCGGCGGGTGAGGGGACGCGGATGGGCCCGTTGACCGACGCGACGCCCAAACCCATGCTCCCCGTCGGTGACCGCCCGCTCGTCGCGCACGTGGCCGACGCGGCGGTCGCCGCTGGAGCGACCGAACTGATCGTCGTCGTGGGCTACGAGGCCGAGGCGATCCGGTCGTATTTCGGGTCGGCCTATCGCGGCGTGCCGGTGACGTTCGCCCACCAACCCGAGCGCCTGGGGACGGCCGACGCTGTCCGGACCGCGCGCGACCGCCTCGACGGGCCCTTCGCCGTCCTCAACGGCGACAACTGGTACGATCCCGACGACCTCGCCGCGCTGTTCGACGGTGGCCCTGCCGTCGGCGTCACGCGCGTCGAGGACCCCCGGGAGTACGGGGTGATCACCGTCACGGACGGCGTCGCGACCCGCATTCGAGAGAAACCGTCAGCGCCCGAGTCCTACACCGTCAACGCGGGCGCGTACGTGTTCCCCGGGGCGGCCCTCGACTGTCTCGACGTTCCCCAGAGTCAGCGTGGTGAGTACGAACTCACCGACGTGCTCGAGCGCGTGATCGACAGTCACGACGTGCAGGCCGTCGAGTTCGATCGCTGGCTCGACGTCGGTCGCCCCTGGGACCTGTTGGCCGCGACCGAGCGCGCGCTCGACGACCTCGACCGCCGGATCGAGGGCTCGGTCCACGAGGACGCGACTCTCCGCGGGCCAGTCGTCGTCGAATCGGGCGCGACCGTCGACGCACGCACCGTGATCGAAGGCCCGGTCATCGTCCGCTCGGGGGCGGAGGTCGGGCCGAACGCCTACATCCGCGGGAAGACAGTGATCGGGCCGGACGCCTCGCTCGGCGGCCAAAGCGTGGAGATCAAAAACTCGATCGTGCGGGCCGGGACGAGCGTCGCGCATCTCTCCTACGTCGGTGACAGCGTCATCGGCCGGAACTGCAATTTCGGCGCGGGGACGACCGTCGCGAACCTCCGTCACGACGAGACCTCCGTCGAGGTCGCGATCGACGGCGAACGCGTCTCGACGGACCGCCGGAAGTTCGGCGTCGTCACGGGTGACGACGTAAAAACGGGGATCGACACGTCGATCGACGCGGGGAGCGTTCTCGAATCCGGGGCGCGTACCGACCCCGGCGCTGTCGTCAGAACCGATCGCTGA
- a CDS encoding archaemetzincin family Zn-dependent metalloprotease, translating into MDVDIVPIGNISGPVKREASRALRSVFDFDVFVRDTEPIPDSAYDASRDQYRAESLIDLVSTAGRAEKNLGLTEADLFYSQRNFVFGLAYLRGAAGIVSTNRLRMQSDGGFSNRSDDDVFADRVRTEVTHEIGHTLGLEHCDDERCVMHFSPTVRDVDQKDEHLCGTCAKSLDPL; encoded by the coding sequence ATGGACGTTGACATTGTACCGATCGGCAACATATCCGGGCCCGTCAAGCGGGAAGCGTCGCGGGCACTCCGATCGGTGTTCGATTTCGACGTTTTCGTTCGCGATACGGAGCCCATCCCGGACTCGGCGTACGACGCCTCACGCGATCAGTACCGGGCCGAATCGCTGATCGATCTGGTCAGCACGGCTGGCCGGGCAGAGAAGAATCTGGGGCTGACCGAGGCCGATCTGTTCTACTCACAACGGAACTTCGTGTTCGGACTCGCCTACCTCCGTGGAGCGGCCGGCATCGTCTCGACGAACCGACTCCGCATGCAATCGGACGGCGGCTTTTCGAACCGATCGGACGACGACGTGTTTGCCGACCGGGTTCGCACCGAAGTCACCCACGAAATCGGCCACACGCTCGGACTCGAACACTGCGACGACGAACGCTGTGTGATGCACTTCTCACCGACGGTCAGAGACGTCGACCAGAAAGACGAACACCTCTGTGGGACCTGCGCGAAGTCACTCGACCCGCTCTGA
- a CDS encoding ABC transporter ATP-binding protein: MSRCRVADLVVDRGERRVLDGLSLSLDPGEIVALVGPNGAGKTTLLEAITGVVDRDAGQIHLDDDSIDELGRRDIARRVASVPQNGAVGFDLTVEDLVGMGRTPYRSRFELSMGASDRNAVGAAIDRLGLESLADRPLTTLSGGQRRRAYLARALAQDAPVLALDEPTASLDIAHTREIFEAVVDLAGAGRTVIAAIHDLSVAARYADRILVLADGDIRARGRPATVLDSDAVETAFGTSVGVATDPITGTPTIRPVSDAGSERIHVVGGGPVAAGVIGRLADAGRVVSVGPVREGDVAAEAAAARDMTSIRVSRAGPIDERAIERTRRVVTEAGTLVVAGVAAGHRTIAQRLAAAADRCVVVDDRSETESIAALLDASVETATPDEIIDRLCGAPTDRADPEREHGSPPTADDPARSGQFVSESR, encoded by the coding sequence GTGAGTCGGTGTCGCGTCGCGGACCTCGTCGTCGACCGTGGCGAGCGGCGCGTCCTCGACGGCCTCTCCCTGTCGCTCGATCCCGGCGAGATCGTCGCGCTCGTCGGCCCGAACGGCGCGGGCAAGACGACGCTGCTGGAGGCGATCACGGGCGTCGTCGACCGCGACGCGGGCCAGATCCACCTCGACGACGACTCGATCGACGAACTGGGCCGACGCGATATCGCCCGGCGGGTCGCGAGCGTCCCGCAGAATGGTGCGGTCGGCTTCGATCTGACGGTCGAAGACCTCGTCGGAATGGGCCGAACGCCATACCGATCGCGGTTCGAACTGTCGATGGGGGCGAGCGATCGCAATGCGGTCGGCGCGGCCATCGATCGGTTGGGCCTCGAATCGCTGGCCGATCGTCCGTTGACGACCCTGAGCGGTGGGCAGCGTCGGCGTGCGTACCTCGCGCGCGCACTCGCCCAGGACGCCCCGGTACTCGCACTCGACGAACCGACCGCGAGTCTCGACATCGCGCACACCCGCGAGATCTTCGAAGCGGTCGTGGATCTGGCAGGCGCGGGGCGCACGGTGATCGCGGCGATCCACGACCTGAGCGTCGCCGCGCGGTACGCCGACCGGATCCTCGTGCTCGCGGACGGTGACATCCGCGCCCGTGGGCGGCCCGCGACGGTTCTCGACTCCGACGCCGTCGAGACTGCCTTTGGAACGTCGGTCGGCGTCGCGACCGACCCGATCACGGGAACGCCCACGATTCGGCCCGTCAGCGATGCGGGCAGCGAACGGATTCACGTCGTCGGCGGCGGCCCAGTCGCGGCCGGAGTGATCGGCCGACTCGCTGACGCCGGGCGAGTGGTCTCGGTCGGCCCGGTCCGAGAGGGCGATGTCGCCGCAGAGGCCGCCGCTGCGCGGGATATGACCAGTATTCGAGTCTCACGAGCGGGCCCGATCGACGAGCGAGCGATCGAACGCACCCGAAGAGTCGTCACCGAGGCCGGGACACTCGTCGTGGCCGGTGTCGCCGCGGGCCACCGCACGATCGCCCAGCGCCTCGCGGCGGCTGCCGATCGATGTGTCGTGGTTGACGACCGGTCCGAGACGGAATCGATCGCTGCCCTGCTCGACGCCTCGGTAGAGACGGCCACGCCGGACGAGATCATCGACCGTCTGTGCGGTGCCCCGACGGATCGAGCCGACCCAGAGCGAGAGCACGGGAGTCCACCGACCGCCGACGATCCGGCACGATCGGGTCAGTTCGTCTCGGAGTCGCGGTGA
- a CDS encoding CobD/CbiB family cobalamin biosynthesis protein, giving the protein MAATAVVLAVALDTLFGEPPDRLHPVAWLGRAIETLDRDWPAPRFAGVGVVAVIVALAAGLAGGVTAVAETIAAPLGVAVAGVVLWLSMSRRRLLAVARECLDRSGDLAALVGRSTDDLDPARRRSAIAESVAENLADGLVAPLAGFLLGSVHSPAAAAAGTAAVTAIDALDATIGYPDRPLGWASARTDDVVAFVPARLAALAIALAAVDPGAVWRARSTARRPASPNAGWPMATLAAVLGVTVEKPGAYRVGSGSLPTTREVESAITVVDRAAWLAILVTALLVALAPLALQRGSHVLGGVG; this is encoded by the coding sequence ATGGCCGCGACGGCGGTCGTCCTCGCGGTCGCGCTCGATACCCTGTTCGGTGAGCCCCCCGACCGATTGCACCCCGTCGCGTGGCTCGGCCGGGCGATCGAGACGCTCGATCGTGACTGGCCGGCCCCTCGATTCGCGGGCGTCGGCGTCGTCGCCGTCATCGTCGCGCTCGCCGCGGGTCTTGCGGGCGGTGTGACGGCGGTCGCAGAGACGATCGCCGCTCCGCTCGGCGTCGCTGTCGCGGGCGTGGTTCTCTGGCTGTCGATGAGTCGCCGCCGTTTGCTCGCGGTCGCACGCGAGTGTCTGGATCGGTCCGGAGACCTCGCCGCGCTCGTCGGGCGCTCGACCGACGATCTCGACCCCGCTCGGCGCCGCTCCGCGATCGCAGAGAGCGTCGCGGAGAACCTGGCCGACGGACTGGTCGCCCCGCTCGCGGGCTTTCTGCTCGGATCGGTCCACTCGCCCGCAGCGGCCGCCGCGGGCACCGCGGCGGTCACCGCGATCGACGCGCTCGACGCGACGATCGGCTATCCCGACCGGCCGCTCGGCTGGGCGAGCGCGCGGACCGACGACGTCGTCGCGTTCGTGCCCGCTCGCCTGGCAGCGCTCGCGATCGCTCTCGCCGCGGTCGATCCGGGTGCCGTCTGGCGGGCGCGTTCGACGGCGCGCCGCCCCGCCTCACCGAACGCCGGATGGCCGATGGCGACGCTCGCTGCGGTGCTCGGCGTCACCGTCGAGAAGCCCGGGGCCTACCGCGTCGGGAGCGGGTCGCTCCCCACGACCAGAGAGGTCGAGAGCGCGATCACGGTCGTCGATCGGGCGGCCTGGCTCGCGATTCTCGTGACGGCGCTTCTGGTGGCGCTCGCCCCGCTGGCTCTGCAGCGTGGGAGTCACGTCCTTGGAGGCGTGGGATGA
- a CDS encoding winged helix-turn-helix domain-containing protein translates to MASVDLLRTLGNKYSAEILDATDEPRSAQDLSDELDIPIATTYRRIDELTDHNLLELHDSVLSEDRRRIKVYRRNVDEVRVDFDDSLSIVVEERSEVANKLDEAWRTLSES, encoded by the coding sequence ATGGCCTCGGTCGATCTTCTTCGGACTCTGGGGAACAAGTACAGTGCGGAGATCCTTGATGCCACCGACGAACCGCGATCGGCCCAGGACCTGAGCGACGAACTCGACATTCCGATCGCGACCACGTACCGCCGGATCGACGAACTCACGGACCACAATCTCCTCGAACTCCACGACAGCGTGCTCTCCGAGGACCGTCGCCGGATCAAGGTGTACCGGCGGAACGTCGACGAGGTCCGTGTCGACTTCGACGACTCGCTGTCGATCGTCGTCGAAGAACGCTCGGAGGTCGCGAACAAACTCGACGAGGCCTGGCGCACCCTCTCCGAGAGCTGA
- a CDS encoding MaoC/PaaZ C-terminal domain-containing protein yields the protein MRTFSALSVGERRRAEPRTVTEDDIVSFGAQFDPQPMHCDADDPIASGWHTAAVTMDAMVECWLSEVAVDVGLGVDQLRWPTPVRPGDRLVTTVEVAAREDYDDRRGRVALDVETTVEGRTVLSMTGLVLVHRDSETN from the coding sequence ATGCGAACGTTTTCGGCGCTGTCGGTCGGTGAACGTCGCCGGGCCGAGCCCCGGACAGTCACCGAAGACGACATCGTCTCCTTCGGGGCACAGTTCGACCCGCAGCCGATGCACTGCGATGCCGACGATCCGATCGCGAGTGGGTGGCATACCGCAGCCGTCACGATGGACGCGATGGTCGAGTGCTGGCTCTCCGAGGTCGCCGTCGATGTGGGTCTCGGCGTCGACCAGTTGCGGTGGCCGACGCCGGTCCGACCGGGCGATCGACTGGTCACGACCGTCGAGGTCGCCGCGCGTGAAGACTACGACGACCGGCGGGGACGGGTCGCGCTGGACGTTGAGACGACCGTCGAGGGCCGAACTGTGCTTTCGATGACGGGGCTCGTCCTGGTTCACCGCGACTCCGAGACGAACTGA
- a CDS encoding DUF7521 family protein yields the protein MIELLYAVLTLIFVVAGLTMVGMAMRAYAETSRKAMLHLSLGFALAVAGASATMISAFITNFEGARSLLLVNSGLTTFGYLFVIYSLITYRS from the coding sequence ATGATTGAACTTCTGTACGCCGTCCTCACGCTGATTTTCGTCGTCGCTGGGCTCACCATGGTGGGCATGGCGATGCGCGCGTACGCGGAGACATCACGGAAGGCGATGCTCCACCTCTCGCTGGGCTTCGCCCTCGCCGTCGCCGGTGCATCGGCTACGATGATTAGCGCGTTCATCACGAACTTCGAAGGGGCGCGATCGCTGTTGCTCGTCAACAGCGGACTCACGACCTTCGGGTATCTGTTCGTCATCTACAGTCTCATCACGTATCGCTCCTGA
- a CDS encoding archaellin/type IV pilin N-terminal domain-containing protein encodes MFERITTDTDDRGQVGIGTLIVFIAMVLVAAIAAGVLINTAGFLQSSAEQSGQQAAEQVTNRLVEVSTVGNVNSGQINEANMTVRLAPGSADVNLNDTTIQWITASGSTQLVSDQISSPSFATFSWTTLRDNDGSILDDQTLNDPVDRAIVTVDLNQSGLSNLDSGDTVTMQVNTRSGGQTTVTLNVPDSLSGKESVEL; translated from the coding sequence ATGTTCGAACGAATCACAACGGATACCGACGACCGCGGTCAGGTCGGGATCGGCACACTCATCGTGTTCATCGCGATGGTGCTGGTCGCGGCGATCGCAGCGGGCGTATTGATCAACACGGCTGGATTCCTCCAGAGTAGTGCCGAACAGAGTGGCCAGCAGGCCGCCGAGCAGGTCACCAACCGACTCGTCGAAGTGAGTACGGTCGGGAACGTGAATAGTGGCCAGATCAACGAGGCCAACATGACCGTTCGCCTCGCACCGGGGTCGGCCGACGTGAACCTCAACGACACGACGATCCAGTGGATTACGGCCAGCGGGAGTACGCAACTGGTCTCCGATCAGATCAGTTCGCCGTCGTTCGCGACGTTTAGCTGGACGACCCTCCGTGACAACGACGGATCGATCCTCGACGATCAGACGCTGAACGACCCGGTCGACCGGGCGATCGTCACGGTCGACCTGAATCAGTCGGGTCTCTCTAACCTCGACAGCGGTGACACCGTCACCATGCAGGTCAACACCCGCTCCGGTGGGCAGACGACCGTCACGCTGAACGTCCCGGACTCGCTGTCTGGCAAAGAGTCCGTCGAACTGTAA
- a CDS encoding archaellin/type IV pilin N-terminal domain-containing protein, with amino-acid sequence MFERITTDTDDRGQVGIGTLIVFIAMVLVAAIAAGVLINTAGFLQSSAEQSGQQAAEQVTNRLVEVSTVGEVNGSQIVEANMTVRLAPGSADVNLNDTTMQWITASGSTQLVSDQVSGTSFATFNWTTLRDNDGSITDDNTLNDPVDRAIITIDLSQAELNYLDSGNTVTLQVNTRSGGQTTVTLNVPDSLSGKESVEL; translated from the coding sequence ATGTTCGAACGAATCACAACGGATACGGACGACCGCGGACAGGTCGGGATTGGCACGCTGATCGTGTTCATCGCGATGGTGCTGGTCGCGGCGATCGCAGCGGGCGTACTGATCAACACGGCTGGATTCCTCCAGAGTAGTGCCGAACAGAGTGGCCAGCAGGCCGCCGAGCAGGTCACCAACCGACTCGTCGAAGTGAGCACGGTCGGCGAGGTGAATGGTTCACAGATCGTCGAAGCCAACATGACCGTCCGGCTCGCGCCGGGGTCGGCCGACGTGAACCTCAACGACACGACGATGCAGTGGATCACGGCCAGCGGGAGTACGCAACTGGTCTCTGACCAGGTCAGCGGGACGTCGTTCGCGACGTTCAACTGGACGACGCTCCGTGACAACGACGGGTCTATCACCGACGACAACACCCTCAACGACCCCGTCGACCGGGCGATCATCACGATCGACCTGAGCCAGGCGGAACTCAACTACCTCGACAGCGGCAACACCGTGACGCTACAGGTCAACACCCGCTCCGGTGGGCAGACGACCGTCACGCTGAACGTCCCGGACTCGCTGTCCGGCAAGGAGTCCGTCGAACTGTAG